Proteins encoded within one genomic window of uncultured Draconibacterium sp.:
- a CDS encoding LysR substrate-binding domain-containing protein: MVTLTQLEYIVAVDTHRHFGKAAEACFITQPTLSMQIKKLEEDLEIIIFDRSKQPLIPTDVGVRIIEQARIVLKQAEEINNIVKDHKNQVSGMLRIGIIPTLAPYLLPIFVGNYKKKYPNIFIKVVEATTENIINLLHKDLIDVGILVTPLHEEKILEKPIFYEEMLIYANSGHKLHKQKEITVEDIATPEIWLLSDGHCFRDQVINLCSYLGTTDSELPFHFEAGSLETLMNIVDREGGITLIPELAKATMSQKRAYNVENFTNIKPLREVSLVYSRHYAKHKLINLLWREIKDSIPDELQDENRGTIVEWR; encoded by the coding sequence ATGGTTACCCTAACCCAATTAGAGTACATAGTTGCCGTTGACACTCATCGTCATTTTGGCAAAGCTGCCGAGGCATGTTTTATTACGCAGCCAACGCTTTCCATGCAAATTAAAAAGCTGGAAGAAGACCTCGAGATTATTATTTTCGACAGAAGTAAACAACCGCTTATTCCTACCGATGTTGGTGTACGAATTATTGAGCAAGCCCGGATAGTTTTAAAACAGGCCGAAGAGATAAACAACATTGTAAAAGACCATAAGAACCAGGTTTCAGGAATGTTACGCATTGGTATTATTCCAACGCTGGCACCTTATTTACTCCCTATTTTTGTTGGAAATTACAAAAAGAAATACCCGAATATTTTCATTAAAGTGGTGGAAGCAACCACCGAAAATATTATCAATCTTTTGCACAAAGACCTTATTGATGTTGGTATTTTAGTAACTCCCCTGCACGAAGAGAAGATACTCGAAAAGCCAATTTTTTACGAGGAAATGTTGATTTATGCCAACAGCGGACACAAGCTGCACAAGCAAAAAGAAATTACAGTTGAAGACATTGCAACACCCGAAATTTGGCTATTGAGCGACGGACACTGTTTCCGCGACCAGGTAATTAACCTGTGTTCGTACCTGGGAACAACCGACAGTGAGTTACCTTTCCATTTCGAAGCCGGGTCGCTGGAAACATTAATGAACATTGTTGACCGCGAAGGAGGAATAACACTTATTCCGGAGTTGGCAAAAGCTACCATGTCGCAAAAAAGAGCCTACAACGTTGAAAATTTCACCAACATAAAACCACTACGTGAAGTTAGTTTGGTTTACTCGCGACATTACGCTAAACATAAATTAATAAATCTGCTTTGGCGCGAAATTAAAGACTCAATTCCGGATGAATTACAGGACGAAAACCGGGGAACAATTGTTGAATGGCGCTAA
- a CDS encoding TrmH family RNA methyltransferase, translated as MNTNSVQFFNAKNEEKFPETSAIIIAAWHLSNSENIGKIIRLAHNLGAQEVLFVRETENHRESKIKKTAGFSYDQMKWRFISENDFIELLGAGFQLTIVETCDGATNIYREKLPPKTILLAGSESHGLPENVIKMADKSVYIPMPGGCKSLNISNALSVAAFEWYRQQTSL; from the coding sequence ATGAACACCAATTCCGTACAGTTTTTTAATGCAAAAAATGAAGAGAAATTTCCCGAAACGAGTGCCATAATAATTGCGGCCTGGCACTTGTCGAATTCTGAAAATATCGGAAAAATCATTCGGCTGGCTCATAATCTTGGAGCTCAGGAAGTGTTGTTTGTACGGGAAACAGAAAATCATCGTGAATCGAAGATTAAAAAGACAGCCGGATTTTCGTACGACCAGATGAAGTGGCGCTTTATCTCCGAAAACGATTTTATTGAACTACTGGGTGCCGGTTTTCAGCTCACCATTGTAGAAACCTGCGACGGAGCCACAAATATTTACCGCGAAAAACTGCCACCAAAAACCATACTGCTTGCCGGAAGCGAATCGCACGGGCTTCCGGAAAACGTTATTAAAATGGCAGATAAAAGTGTCTATATTCCCATGCCCGGAGGGTGTAAATCGTTAAATATTTCTAATGCATTATCGGTTGCAGCATTCGAGTGGTATCGCCAGCAAACCAGTCTCTAA
- a CDS encoding PepSY-associated TM helix domain-containing protein, with translation MTQNTSRAKQAKLIRNFRKVHRITGVILFVFFLFVSVSGILLTWKKNSGGLILAKTQKGTSAELSEWLPIDSLHSIALHVYHDSISAERVPELDKIDVRQNKGMVKFVFEEGYWGVQLDGATGAVLQIERRWSDLIENIHDGSVLDHWFRTDGVLKLLYSSITGLALLLFSVTGFWLWYGPKRMRKKLER, from the coding sequence ATGACCCAAAATACCAGCAGAGCAAAGCAAGCAAAACTGATTCGGAATTTCAGAAAAGTACACCGGATTACAGGCGTTATATTATTTGTCTTTTTCTTATTCGTATCCGTTTCCGGAATTTTATTGACGTGGAAGAAGAACAGTGGTGGCCTTATTTTGGCAAAAACACAAAAGGGAACTTCAGCTGAGTTGAGCGAATGGTTGCCCATCGACAGTTTACACTCGATTGCCCTTCATGTTTACCACGATTCTATTTCTGCTGAAAGAGTACCCGAACTGGATAAAATAGATGTTCGGCAAAACAAAGGAATGGTAAAATTCGTGTTTGAAGAAGGCTACTGGGGAGTTCAGTTAGACGGTGCCACGGGAGCGGTTTTGCAAATTGAACGCCGCTGGTCTGATTTAATTGAAAATATACACGACGGTTCAGTGCTCGATCACTGGTTTCGCACCGATGGCGTGTTAAAGCTTTTGTATTCCAGCATTACCGGTTTGGCATTGTTGTTATTTAGTGTAACCGGATTTTGGTTGTGGTATGGGCCAAAACGTATGCGGAAGAAATTGGAACGCTGA
- a CDS encoding LysM peptidoglycan-binding domain-containing protein, protein MKHIIIYIFSILFFTNALAQEVDTTLTLDDLKLEADTVGFNELDVDDMLNTVFSEKMDSMMSTWDIQNRFNFDNSEVTTLNFPKNLPDSVYINRLKEIEQVVDLSYNNVVKNYIKMYTEKRRDLVEVMLGLSAYYFPIFEETLDKYDMPLEIKYLAIIESALNPTARSRVGANGLWQFMYGTARNMKLEITSFVDERRDPIKATDAAARYLTKLHDIYGNWHLAIAAYNCGPGNVNRAIRRSGGKRNYWEIYYRLPRETRGYVPAFIAATYTFEYYKEHNLVPQYPEIELSVDTVMVNDYLHFDQVSAKLHIEKEQLRALNPMYRRDVIPAKASKPYPLVLPNDVILDFVDQDTAVFAYEREKYFPNNTLMDPTTSNSSYFTPVDIKGKAKVVYTVKAGDNVGFISSWFHVRASDLRYWNNIRRDMIRVGQKLAVYVPEKDKEKYEQVTTMSFAQKQASIGKTSAPTTTRTSKPLDPNFEYYTVRKGDTLWDIAQKYAGISADEIMRLNELKNDRGLYIGQKLKIKRKG, encoded by the coding sequence ATGAAACACATCATTATTTATATATTTTCGATTTTATTTTTTACAAATGCGCTTGCGCAGGAAGTTGACACGACACTTACATTAGACGACTTAAAACTTGAAGCTGATACTGTCGGCTTTAATGAATTGGATGTTGACGACATGCTGAATACCGTCTTTTCTGAGAAGATGGATAGTATGATGAGCACGTGGGATATTCAAAACCGTTTTAACTTTGATAATTCGGAAGTTACAACACTTAATTTCCCAAAGAACCTGCCCGATTCAGTTTATATCAACCGACTAAAAGAGATTGAACAGGTTGTTGATCTCTCGTACAACAACGTAGTTAAGAACTACATAAAAATGTACACCGAAAAGCGTCGCGACCTGGTTGAAGTGATGTTGGGATTATCAGCTTACTACTTCCCTATTTTTGAGGAAACACTGGATAAATACGACATGCCGCTGGAAATAAAATACCTGGCAATAATCGAGTCGGCACTAAACCCAACGGCACGCTCACGAGTTGGCGCAAATGGTTTGTGGCAATTTATGTACGGCACTGCCCGCAACATGAAACTGGAGATTACTTCGTTTGTTGACGAGCGCCGCGACCCGATAAAAGCAACCGATGCTGCTGCACGATATCTTACAAAATTGCACGATATATACGGCAACTGGCATTTAGCCATTGCAGCCTACAATTGTGGCCCCGGAAATGTAAACCGGGCAATTCGCCGATCGGGAGGAAAAAGAAATTATTGGGAAATCTACTATCGTTTACCACGCGAAACCAGAGGTTATGTACCGGCATTCATTGCGGCAACTTACACCTTCGAATATTATAAAGAGCACAACCTTGTTCCACAATACCCGGAGATTGAGCTATCTGTCGACACCGTGATGGTGAACGACTACCTGCATTTTGATCAGGTAAGTGCAAAACTCCACATCGAAAAGGAACAATTACGTGCACTTAATCCCATGTATCGCCGCGATGTTATTCCGGCAAAAGCAAGCAAACCATATCCATTGGTTTTACCAAACGATGTAATTCTTGATTTTGTAGATCAGGATACAGCAGTTTTTGCCTACGAGCGAGAGAAATACTTCCCGAACAATACTTTAATGGATCCGACAACCAGCAATAGCAGCTATTTTACTCCCGTTGATATTAAGGGAAAAGCCAAAGTTGTTTACACTGTCAAGGCGGGCGACAACGTTGGATTTATCTCTTCATGGTTTCATGTACGCGCTTCTGATTTACGTTACTGGAACAACATCCGCAGAGATATGATTCGTGTTGGCCAAAAACTGGCAGTTTATGTTCCTGAAAAAGACAAGGAAAAGTATGAGCAGGTTACCACTATGAGTTTTGCTCAGAAACAGGCATCAATCGGAAAAACATCAGCACCAACAACAACGCGTACTTCAAAACCACTTGATCCGAATTTCGAATATTACACCGTGCGCAAAGGCGATACCTTATGGGACATTGCTCAAAAATATGCAGGAATTTCAGCCGATGAAATTATGCGTTTGAATGAGCTGAAAAATGACCGTGGATTGTATATTGGGCAGAAATTAAAAATCAAACGTAAAGGATAA